The following coding sequences lie in one Candidatus Planktophila sulfonica genomic window:
- a CDS encoding metallophosphoesterase: MHMSYVLREAEMPILPPGHDDIRILHFSDLHLTPARKKEIADIKSFISLKPDLVISTGDFLAHKNAVPVALDALDALLDIPGLFVFGSNDYYEPVPKNPLKYLLPNHGKRVHGPELPWQELDAGLQARGWKNLNTSRTTITINKTVIEARGTDDAHLEFDDYSLVAGEAGKCHVAIGVTHAPYLRIIEGMKKDHLDAIFAGHTHGGQVRLPWPGGSKALTTNCDLPNWRARGLTVVKGEPLLNVSAGMGTGPFSRIRVASPPEVSLVTLTAAF; the protein is encoded by the coding sequence TTGCACATGAGCTACGTACTCCGCGAGGCCGAGATGCCTATCTTGCCTCCTGGCCACGACGATATCCGCATCCTGCACTTCTCTGACCTGCACTTAACTCCTGCACGTAAAAAAGAGATTGCAGATATCAAGTCATTTATTTCGCTGAAGCCTGATCTTGTAATCAGCACCGGAGATTTCTTGGCACATAAGAACGCAGTGCCTGTAGCTCTTGATGCACTCGATGCACTGCTTGATATCCCTGGACTCTTTGTCTTTGGCTCCAATGATTACTACGAACCTGTTCCGAAGAATCCTTTGAAGTACCTACTGCCGAATCACGGCAAGCGCGTTCATGGTCCTGAACTTCCATGGCAAGAACTTGATGCAGGCTTACAAGCCCGTGGTTGGAAGAACCTCAATACATCACGCACAACGATCACAATCAATAAAACTGTTATTGAGGCTCGCGGAACCGATGATGCCCACCTTGAATTTGATGATTACTCACTCGTTGCCGGTGAAGCAGGAAAGTGCCACGTAGCAATCGGAGTAACGCATGCGCCTTACTTAAGAATTATCGAAGGAATGAAGAAAGATCACCTCGATGCAATCTTTGCTGGCCACACACATGGTGGACAGGTGCGACTTCCATGGCCCGGTGGATCAAAGGCGCTGACAACTAATTGCGATCTACCGAATTGGCGTGCTCGCGGATTAACTGTTGTCAAAGGTGAACCTTTGCTCAACGTTTCAGCAGGTATGGGTACAGGACCGTTCTCAAGAATTAGAGTTGCCAGCCCACCAGAAGTTTCTCTGGTGACGCTCACTGCAGCTTTTTAG